In one Brassica oleracea var. oleracea cultivar TO1000 chromosome C9, BOL, whole genome shotgun sequence genomic region, the following are encoded:
- the LOC106315594 gene encoding MOB kinase activator-like 1A: MSLFGLGRNQKTFRPKKSAPSGSKGAQLRQHIDATLGSGNLREAVRLPPGEDANEWLAVNTVDFFNQVNLLYGTLTEFCTPDNCPTMTAGPKYEYRWADGVQIKKPIEVSAPKYVEYLMDWIETQLDDETLFPQRLGAPFPQNFKDVVKTIFKRLFRVYAHIYHSHFQKIVSLKEEAHLNTCFKHFILFTHEFGLIDKKELAPLQELIESIISPY; the protein is encoded by the exons ATGAGTCTGTTTGGATTGGGAAG AAATCAGAAGACGTTCCGTCCTAAGAAGAGCGCACCTTCTGGAAGCAAG GGTGCACAGCTTCGACAGCATATAGATGCCACTTTAGGAAGTGGCAACTTGAGAGAAGCTGTTCGACTTCCTCCTGGAGAGGATGCCAACGAATGGCTTGCTGTCAACA CTGTGGATTTCTTTAATCAGGTGAACTTGCTCTATGGTACCCTTACCGAGTTCTGCACTCCTGATAACTGTCCTACTATGACTGCTGGCCCCAA GTATGAGTATAGATGGGCAGATGGTGTGCAGATCAAGAAGCCAATAGAGGTTTCTGCTCCAAAGTATGTCGAGTATTTGATGGATTGGATCGAGACCCAACTCGATGATGAGACTTTATTTCCTCAAAGGCTTG GAGCACCATTTCCTCAGAACTTCAAGGATGTGGTGAAGACAATATTTAAACGACTGTTCCGCGTGTATGCCCACATATACCATTCTCATTTCCAGAAAATCGTTAGCCTTAAAGAAGAAGCTCATCTCAACACTTGCTTCAAACACTTTATCCTCTTTACTCAT GAGTTTGGACTGATTGACAAGAAAGAACTGGCGCCTCTACAAGAGCTCATAGAATCTATCATTTCACCTTACTGA